From the genome of Mycobacterium dioxanotrophicus, one region includes:
- a CDS encoding O-methyltransferase, whose amino-acid sequence MVSSDETQGQAHPSHAEAIVTHAERSISEDSIVAAARERAVDIGAGAVTPAVGALLSVLARLTGGRAVVEVGTGAGVSGLWLLSGMRDDGVLTTIDVEPEHLRIAKQGFSEAGVGPGRTRLISGRAQDVLTRLADESYDLVFVDADPADQPQFVTEGVRLLRQGGAIVVHRAALGGRAGDATARDAEVTAVREAARLIAEDERLTPVLIPLGDGLLAAVRD is encoded by the coding sequence ATGGTCAGCTCCGACGAGACTCAGGGTCAGGCGCACCCCAGCCACGCCGAGGCGATCGTGACCCACGCCGAACGGTCGATTTCGGAGGATTCGATCGTCGCCGCCGCCCGCGAACGTGCCGTCGACATCGGCGCCGGCGCCGTCACACCGGCCGTCGGCGCACTGCTGAGCGTGTTGGCGCGGCTCACCGGCGGCCGAGCCGTCGTCGAGGTGGGCACCGGCGCCGGGGTCAGCGGACTGTGGCTGCTTTCGGGCATGCGTGACGACGGTGTGCTCACCACGATCGACGTCGAGCCCGAGCACCTGCGGATCGCCAAGCAGGGGTTCAGCGAGGCCGGCGTGGGGCCGGGCCGAACCCGGCTGATCAGCGGCCGCGCCCAAGATGTACTGACCCGGCTCGCCGACGAGTCCTACGACCTGGTGTTCGTCGACGCCGACCCGGCCGACCAGCCGCAGTTCGTGACCGAAGGGGTCCGGCTGCTGCGTCAGGGCGGCGCCATCGTCGTGCACCGGGCCGCACTCGGCGGCCGCGCCGGCGACGCCACCGCCCGCGACGCCGAGGTGACCGCGGTACGTGAAGCCGCCCGGCTCATTGCCGAGGACGAGCGGCTCACCCCGGTGCTGATCCCCCTCGGCGACGGCCTGCTCGCCGCCGTTCGCGACTGA
- a CDS encoding TetR/AcrR family transcriptional regulator, translated as MRSVNEDRTTTARIRDAAIDQFGQHGFSVGLRTIAEAAGVSAALVIHHFGSKDGLRKSCDAYVADVIRDAKSESMQSADPASWLAQMAEIESFAPLVAYLVRSMQSGSELAKSFWMKMLENAEQYLEEGVRTGVLKPSRDPHARARYLAICGGGAFLLYIQMHDNPTDLRTVLHDYGEEMVLPALELYTNGLMADSTMYDAFLAQREKGIPFSGPDAPAAARPEGA; from the coding sequence ATGCGTTCAGTCAATGAAGATCGAACGACCACGGCGAGAATCCGCGACGCCGCGATCGACCAGTTCGGCCAACACGGGTTCAGTGTCGGCCTGCGCACCATCGCCGAGGCCGCCGGCGTCAGCGCCGCGTTGGTGATTCATCACTTCGGCTCCAAGGACGGCCTGCGCAAGTCCTGCGATGCCTACGTGGCCGACGTCATCCGCGACGCCAAGTCGGAGTCGATGCAGAGCGCAGACCCCGCGAGCTGGCTGGCCCAGATGGCCGAGATCGAATCGTTCGCACCCCTGGTCGCCTACCTGGTGCGCAGCATGCAGTCCGGCAGCGAGCTGGCCAAGTCGTTCTGGATGAAGATGCTCGAGAACGCCGAGCAGTACCTCGAGGAGGGTGTGCGCACCGGCGTTCTCAAGCCGAGCAGAGACCCCCACGCACGAGCCCGCTATCTGGCGATCTGCGGCGGAGGCGCGTTCCTGCTGTACATCCAGATGCACGACAACCCAACCGATCTGCGCACAGTCCTGCACGACTACGGCGAGGAGATGGTGTTGCCCGCGCTCGAGCTCTACACCAACGGCCTGATGGCCGATTCCACCATGTACGACGCGTTCCTGGCCCAGCGCGAAAAGGGCATCCCGTTCAGCGGTCCGGACGCGCCGGCAGCAGCCCGACCGGAGGGAGCGTGA